The Deinococcus wulumuqiensis R12 genome has a window encoding:
- a CDS encoding KH domain-containing protein, whose protein sequence is MNSDPADLTLFLAQSVVDQPSLVRVSRRGPTVLVRVAPGEEGRLIGRQGRVIQAIRTLVRAAGDPRERVNVDLDAPRKA, encoded by the coding sequence ATGAACAGTGACCCCGCAGACCTCACCCTTTTTCTGGCGCAGAGCGTGGTGGACCAGCCTTCGCTGGTGCGCGTGAGTCGGCGCGGCCCGACGGTGCTCGTGCGGGTGGCCCCCGGCGAGGAAGGCCGACTGATCGGCAGACAGGGCCGGGTGATTCAGGCGATTCGCACCCTGGTCCGTGCGGCAGGCGACCCCCGTGAGCGCGTGAACGTGGACCTCGACGCGCCGCGCAAGGCATGA